One stretch of Harmonia axyridis chromosome 1, icHarAxyr1.1, whole genome shotgun sequence DNA includes these proteins:
- the LOC123670672 gene encoding zinc finger protein 512B-like: protein MRFCIAVCLMAFAINGSYAGFSSYGGDSSGLEGGHEGGGSSGGGYDNSGYGHGGYEQPQVSVEHHEIPTQTIEHTKPVPVHVVKKIGVPVPHPVGVPVPQVIKVPVPQPYPVHVPVPHPIAIPIYKLVPQEIEKKVPITVEKLVPVYVDKPYKIEVETHHPVHVAKPYPVHVPVYKHVYVSSKHHDHGWH from the exons ATGCGTTTTTGT ATCGCCGTATGTCTCATGGCATTCGCCATCAATGGATCCTATGCAGGATTTAGCAGCTATGGTGGGGACTCTTCAGGACTAGAAGGAGGTCACGAAGGAGGTGGTTCTTCAGGCGGTGGTTATGACAATAGTGGATATGGGCATGGTGGATATGAGCAGCCCCAAGTGAGCGTAGAACATCACGAAATACCAACCCAAACCATTGAACATACCAAGCCAGTTCCAGTCCATGTAGTGAAGAAAATTGGAGTACCAGTACCACACCCTGTGGGAGTTCCAGTACCTCAGGTCATCAAGGTCCCTGTTCCACAACCTTATCCAGTTCATGTTCCTGTTCCTCATCCCATTGCTATTCCAATCTACAAACTTGTGCCTCAAGAAATCGAGAAGAAAGTCCCTATCACTGTTGAGAAACTAGTTCCTGTATACGTAGACAAGCCATACAAAATTGAAGTTGAAACTCATCATCCTGTACATGTTGCCAAGCCATACCCAGTACATGTACCAGTATACAAACATGTGTACGTATCGTCAAAACATCACGATCACGGCTGGCACTGA